The Calliphora vicina chromosome 3, idCalVici1.1, whole genome shotgun sequence genome contains a region encoding:
- the LOC135953640 gene encoding death-associated inhibitor of apoptosis 1-like: MSSNVLTEFQTPMSQLNSSSTPQYYAWNDDRFKIEKERLKTFDNWPLTWLCKNTLAATGMFYTGDGDRTNCYFCDIIIGKWELEDDPVQEHLRWSPNCPLLKRRLTSNVPINNVTLDQLLPPAKPTTGDTPPISTWKTRPSTDYSIKAVRLQTFADWPRSMKQKPDELAEAGFYYRGVGDSVICFSCLGGLKDWDLDDDPWEQHALWMGHYCPYVKLIKGRKFIKDVNAKFKNSTSKILAESGEQNQEIGETTSTEADDDKLCKICFDKVCNTAYVPCGHVVACTECALASKDCPLCRVPIERVIRIYFS, encoded by the coding sequence ATGTCTTCCAACGTACTAACGGAATTTCAAACACCTATGTCTCAACTTAATAGCAGTTCAACGCCTCAGTATTATGCATGGAACGACGAtcgttttaaaattgaaaaagaacGTTTGAAGACATTTGATAATTGGCCACTAACATGGTTGTGTAAAAACACACTGGCCGCCACAGGAATGTTTTATACAGGAGATGGTGATAGAACCAATTGCTATTTTTGTGACATAATTATTGGCAAATGGGAACTAGAAGATGATCCTGTACAAGAACATTTACGCTGGTCGCCCAACTGTCCACTGTTAAAACGTCGCCTAACCAGTAATGTACCAATAAATAATGTTACTCTAGACCAGTTATTACCACCAGCCAAACCCACAACAGGCGATACTCCACCCATTTCCACTTGGAAAACAAGACCAAGTACCGATTACTCTATTAAGGCGGTACGTTTACAAACATTTGCCGACTGGCCACGAAGTATGAAACAAAAGCCAGACGAACTGGCCGAGGCTGGTTTCTATTATAGGGGCGTTGGGGACAGTGTAATATGTTTCAGCTGTTTGGGTGGTCTCAAAGACTGGGATTTGGATGACGATCCGTGGGAACAGCATGCTTTGTGGATGGGACACTACTGTCCCTATGTGAAGCTTATAAAGGGCAGAAAGTTTATAAAAGATGTTaatgctaaatttaaaaattctacatCTAAAATATTGGCAGAAAGTGGAGAACAAAATCAAGAAATAGGGGAGACAACATCAACGGAAGCAGATGATgataaattgtgtaaaatatgttTTGACAAAGTATGCAATACAGCCTATGTTCCATGTGGTCATGTTGTGGCCTGTACTGAGTGCGCCCTCGCATCGAAAGATTGTCCCCTGTGCCGAGTGCCAATTGAACGTGTTATACGGATATATTTCTCTTGA
- the LOC135955235 gene encoding death-associated inhibitor of apoptosis 1-like, with protein MACNALRELPMLQPKPITHSSSILRPQYRLCDRFKNEDERLQTFDNWPLNWLDKNILAATGMFYTGDGDKTKCYFCEIMIGKWELQDDPVQEHLRWSPNCPLLKRRLTSNVPINNITLDQLLPPAKYATYDTPPIQSWKTRPSTDYSIKAVRLQTFVDWPRSMKQKPAELAEAGFYYMGVGDSVKCFSCQGGLKDWEVDDDPWEQHALWMGDCCSYVKLVKGEAFIKNVVCKFKNPTPNKILAESGEQNQLIKGEETTSAPSNDYKSCKICFDKECNTAYIPCGHVVACAECSVATKDCPLCRGPIQNIVRIYLS; from the coding sequence ATGGCTTGCAATGCACTAAGGGAATTACCAATGCTGCAACCAAAACCCATTACTCACAGCAGCAGTATATTAAGGCCGCAGTATAGATTGTGCGATCGCTTTAAAAATGAAGACGAACGTTTGCAGACATTTGATAATTGGCCACTCAATTGGCTGGATAAGAATATATTGGCTGCCACTGGAATGTTTTATACAGGCGATGGTGATAAAACCAAATGCTATTTTTGTGAAATAATGATTGGCAAATGGGAACTACAAGATGATCCTGTGCAAGAACATTTACGCTGGTCACCCAACTGTCCGCTGTTAAAACGTCGCCTAACCAGTAATGTaccaataaataatattactcTAGACCAGTTATTACCACCAGCCAAATACGCCACATACGATACTCCACCCATTCAATCATGGAAAACAAGACCAAGTACCGATTACTCTATTAAGGCGGTACGTTTACAAACATTTGTCGACTGGCCACGAAGTATGAAACAAAAGCCTGCGGAATTGGCCGAGGCTGGTTTCTATTATATGGGTGTTGGTGACAGTGTAAAATGTTTCAGCTGTCAGGGCGGTCTTAAAGACTGGGAGGTGGATGACGATCCCTGGGAACAACATGCTTTATGGATGGGAGACTGCTGCTCGTATGTAAAGCTAGTAAAGGGTGAagcatttattaaaaatgtggtttgtaaatttaaaaatcctacacccaacaaaatattggcAGAAAGTGGTGAACAAAACCAATTGATTAAGGGGGAAGAGACGACATCAGCACCATCGAATGACTATAAATCGTGTAAAATATGCTTTGACAAAGAATGCAATACAGCCTACATACCATGTGGTCATGTTGTGGCCTGTGCTGAGTGCTCCGTCGCAACGAAAGATTGCCCCCTGTGTCGAGGGccaattcaaaatattgtacGTATATAtttatcttga
- the Diap1 gene encoding death-associated inhibitor of apoptosis 1, which yields MSGANVMRSLPSAFCYSPNPTNLYKFILGKVGRDEIDNNTYSDQLQAVCKPRYVMSEIYHREDERLKTFDSWPLEWMDKTQLAMTGMFYLGESDKTKCYFCEVEIGRWEREDQPVPEHLRWSPNCPLLRRRTTNNVPINCEALERLLPPPSYDICGQNEHIEIRRNAFPEGTIPAADIPPASPAMASSSGSSTFYPEYPEYAIETARLRTYAEWPRNMKQKPAQLAEAGFFYTGVGDRVKCFSCGGGLKDWDENDEPWEQHALWMGKCRYVKLMKGETYIETIVNRFKKSTSNTPEEGELQNVVAATNTLPAAASVVTVNTVTGPKESEQQQASGATAQTLAATSCNGAEQNKKSCSSVIPEEKLCKICYANEYNTAFLPCGHVVACAKCASSVTKCPLCRKAFADVMRVYFS from the coding sequence atgtcTGGAGCCAATGTAATGAGATCGCTACCAAGCGCTTTCTGCTATTCCCCTAATCCTACCAATTTATACAAGTTCATTCTGGGTAAAGTTGGTCGGGACGAAATCGATAATAATACCTATAGTGATCAATTGCAAGCGGTGTGCAAACCACGTTATGTCATGAGCGAGATATACCACAGAGAAGATGAACGTCTGAAGACATTCGACAGTTGGCCATTGGAGTGGATGGACAAGACGCAATTGGCCATGACGGGCATGTTTTATTTGGGCGAAAGTGATAAGACAAAGTGTTATTTTTGTGAAGTTGAAATCGGTCGCTGGGAGCGTGAGGATCAACCTGTACCTGAACATCTGCGCTGGTCGCCAAATTGTCCTCTACTGAGGCGTCGTACCACCAACAATGTACCCATAAATTGTGAGGCCTTGGAACGTCTGTTGCCGCCACCCAGTTATGATATTTGCGGTCAAAATGAACATATAGAAATAAGACGTAATGCATTTCCCGAAGGCACAATACCTGCTGCAGACATACCGCCCGCCTCACCGGCCATGGCCAGCAGTAGTGGCAGCAGCACATTTTATCCCGAATATCCGGAATACGCCATTGAAACGGCCCGTTTGCGTACCTATGCCGAATGgcctagaaatatgaaacagAAACCCGCTCAACTAGCCGAGGCTGGCTTCTTTTATACTGGAGTGGGCGATCGTGTCAAGTGTTTCAGCTGTGGTGGCGGTCTTAAAGATTGGGATGAGAATGATGAACCCTGGGAGCAACATGCCCTATGGATGGGCAAGTGTCGTTATGTAAAATTGATGAAGGGTGAAACTTATATTGAAACTATTgtaaatagatttaaaaaatccACTTCCAACACCCCTGAAGAGGGGGAGTTGCAAAATGTTGTGGCTGCCACCAACACACTACCAGCAGCAGCCTCAGTTGTAACCGTCAACACTGTAACTGGCCCAAAAGAAAGCGAACAGCAACAGGCCAGTGGCGCCACCGCACAAACATTGGCAGCCACCAGCTGCAATGGagcagaacaaaacaaaaagtctTGCTCCTCTGTCATACCCGAGGAGAAATTGTGCAAAATTTGTTATGCCAACGAATACAACACGGCGTTTTTACCCTGTGGTCATGTGGTGGCCTGTGCCAAGTGTGCTTCGTCCGTGACCAAGTGTCCCCTGTGTCGAAAAGCTTTTGCCGATGTTATGCgtgtatatttttcataa